A stretch of the Lactuca sativa cultivar Salinas chromosome 9, Lsat_Salinas_v11, whole genome shotgun sequence genome encodes the following:
- the LOC111918048 gene encoding short-chain dehydrogenase TIC 32, chloroplastic, with protein MLHFIQRTMFGLKGPSGFSRFSTAEEVTQGIDGSGLTAIVTGASSGLGTETARVLALRGVHVVMAVRNTSAGREVKEAILKQIPSAKLDTMELDLSSLASVNNFASDFKSSGLPLNLLINNAGILGTPYMLSKDNIELQFATNHVGHFHLTNLLLETMKKTALESRKEGRIVNVSSRRHQLSYSEGIRFDNINTQSGYNALSAYGQSKLANVLHSNELSRRLKEDEDEAPITANSVHPGAIPTNIFRHHTFFRGLTNVFGKLVLKTVQQGAATTCYVALNPQVEGMSGKYFGDCNLEEASKEANDRELGKKLWDFTTHLINENSTN; from the exons ATGCTTCATTTCATCCAGAGAACGATGTTTGGATTAAAAGGGCCATCTGGGTTCTCAAGATTCTCAACGGCCGAGGAAGTTACCCAAGGAATTGATGGATCGGGTCTCACCGCCATTGTTACAG GAGCCTCAAGTGGCCTCGGGACTGAAACTGCACGGGTTCTTGCACTTCGTGGAGTCCATGTAGTTATGGCTGTTAGGAATACGTCAGCAGGAAGAGAGGTCAAAGAAGCAATCCTAAAACAAATCCCATCTGCCAAACTCGATACCATGGAGCTCGATCTCAGTTCCTTAGCATCAGTAAACAATTTCGCATCGGATTTCAAATCCTCAGGTCTTCCACTCAATCTCCTCAT AAACAATGCAGGAATATTAGGAACCCCATATATGCTATCCAAAGACAACATAGAACTCCAATTTGCAACCAATCATGTCGGCCATTTTCATCTAACAAATCTTCTACTCGAAACCATGAAAAAAACTGCACTTGAAAGCAGAAAAGAAGGAAGAATTGTTAACGTTTCATCACGTAGACACCAGTTATCTTACAGCGAAGGGATTCGCTTCGACAATATCAACACCCAATCTGG GTACAATGCTTTATCTGCATATGGTCAATCAAAGTTAGCCAATGTTCTTCATTCTAACGAGCTTTCACGTCGCTTAAAG gaagatgaagatgaagcaccCATAACTGCAAACTCCGTTCATCCCGGAGCAATTCCCACCAATATCTTCCGCCATCACACCTTCTTTAGAG GACTTACTAACGTGTTTGGAAAATTGGTGCTTAAAACTGTGCAACAG ggAGCAGCAACTACATGCTACGTGGCATTGAATCCGCAAGTGGAGGGGATGAGTGGCAAGTATTTTGGTGATTGTAATTTAGAGGAAGCAAGTAAAGAAGCTAATGATAGAGAATTAGGAAAGAAGTTGTGGGATTTCACTACACATTTGATCAACGAAAATTCTACTAATTAG
- the LOC111918000 gene encoding uncharacterized protein LOC111918000 — MPKLSFLSHKSHPPFLIKSLHNFTKKSHRKKMSGGVGPNNDGVVRDETKYEQKTPRSRRQPKSHFLRRIFSFQQLNSLALVVVLSASGMVAIEDFGFVVLSFFYMYFMSKVVFPTLSPAHNQSVFDDNNSLLILYCFLGAVIGLFLPVGYIFEGILEGDKEGIKAATPHVFLLASQLFLEGVAFSDGFSLPMRALVSVVYNSTRIYTVMSWVRSEISKVDDEDFHGSRRRLLIGRVLAIANMMYWSFNLFGFLLPFYLPRAFERYYSKAKKIKDKDR; from the coding sequence ATgccaaaactttcatttttgtCTCACAAGTCACATCCACCATTTTTAATAAAATCTCTTCACAATTTCACAAAGAAAAGCCACCGGAAAAAAATGTCGGGTGGGGTTGGCCCCAACAACGATGGCGTAGTTAGAGACGAAACCAAATACGAACAAAAAACACCACGCTCCAGAAGGCAACCAAAATCCCATTTCCTCCGTCGCATATTCTCCTTCCAACAACTCAACTCCCTTGCTCTGGTGGTGGTGCTCTCCGCCTCCGGCATGGTCGCCATTGAAGACTTCGGCTTCGTAGTCCTTTCCTTCTTCTACATGTACTTCATGTCCAAGGTCGTATTTCCTACCCTCTCTCCGGCCCACAACCAATCCGTTTTTGACGATAACAATAGCCTCCTCATCCTTTACTGCTTCCTTGGAGCTGTCATTGGCCTGTTTCTTCCGGTGGGATACATATTTGAAGGAATTCTTGAAGGAGATAAAGAAGGTATAAAAGCAGCGACCCCACATGTATTCTTGTTGGCTAGCCAGTTGTTTCTGGAAGGGGTTGCGTTTTCCGATGGGTTTTCGTTGCCGATGAGGGCATTGGTGTCTGTGGTGTACAATTCGACAAGGATATATACGGTGATGTCGTGGGTGAGAAGTGAGATATCGAAGGTGGATGATGAGGATTTCCATGGGAGTAGAAGAAGGTTGTTAATTGGAAGAGTGTTGGCGATTGCTAATATGATGTACTGGAGCTTTAACCTATTTGGGTTTCTATTGCCGTTTTATCTTCCTCGAGCTTTCGAGAGATACTACTCCAAGGCCAAGAAGATCAAAGATAAAGATCGATGA